In Granulicella mallensis MP5ACTX8, the sequence CCCGCAGCAGGTCTGCTGCACGGGAAACTCGACGGTGTGGCCCAGGCGTTCGATCACACGGGTGACGGCGATTCCGGTTTGAGGGAATAGCGTGTCGTTATAGCAGGCGACAAAAAGCGCGATACGCAGGGAACTCCTCCATGGAGCGTATATCAGGAGCGAAAAACAGTTTTCAAAGAGATTCTAATCTCTTTGGTGGTGGCAGCAATGTTATGTGAAGCTCTTCTGGTTGTTGCCTGTAGCTTTCGGGCGGTTCGGGCGAAGAACGGGAGGAAGCAGGTTCACTCGCTCCGCTCGGAATGACAAACAAGAAAAGCAAAAGCAAAAGCAAGAGCAAAAGCAAGAGCAGATTCCCTTCGGGAATGACAACAAGAAAAACAAAGGCAAAGGCGAATTCTTACCAGGCCACTATTCTCAACTTACCTTGAGATAACTTCCGTAGCCGACCACGACTGTCGAGCCGATGAGAAGAGCGAGTCCGCAGCCGACCAGCAGGCGCGTGCGCAGGCTGGTGTCCTTCCACTCTTTCAGGGCGATGCCCCATAGGTTCGCGAAGATGATGATACTCGCCATGTGCAGCGTCCAACTGGCGAAGTCGTACTTGCCCATCTTGGTGGTGCCCATGGAGTAGAAGAAGAACTGGAAGTACCAGATCACACCGGCAGCGGCCGCTAGCAGGTAGTTGCGCGTGAGGACGCTGCTGCTGATGCGTTGGGTGAGGTGGCGGGGGTCGATGTCCTGCAGCGTCTCGCCGGTGACGACGGCGGTGCCCATGGGGTTGTCGCCGGGTTCGCCGGCGAACTGGCCGATGGAGCGGTTGCGAATGATCAGAATCGCCGACCAGATGAGGTTGGTGACGAAGCCTCCCCAGAGAACGACGATCAGGACGGGAAGGTTCGACCAGAGATCGGTGCTGCCAGCGGCGATCAACTCGGTGCGAGCGATGTCGGCGATGGGCTTGCCGGCGTCGAGGCCGAAGGCGAAGAAGGAGCTCATGATGCCCGCGAAGATCGCGATGATGAGGCCTTTGACGAACGAGAAATCGCGTTCCCCGGCTGCGGCCTTGTCCTCTTCGCTGATCTCCTGTTCCTTGGAGTAGCCGGCGGCGCCGCTGACGGCGATGGCGAGGATGCACATCGCGACGCCGCACAGGATCACCTGCCCGGAGCGCTCGCTGATGATGGTGTGCATCTGGCCGTGAAAGATGGGCGGGATCAGGGTCCCGAAGGCCGTGCAGAAGCCCAGCGCGATAGCATAGCCCAGGCCCAGGCCGAGGTAGCGAATCGCCAGGCCGAAGGTGAGGCCGCCGACGCCCCAGAGAATGCCCCAGAAGATCGCCCAGCCGATGCTCGAGGCCGGAGCGGCGCGCAGCACCCGGAAGAGGTGCGGAACGAAGATGGAGGCCAGCAGCGGCGGGGCGATCAGCCAGGCGGCAACGCCCTGGATGATCCAGTAGATCTCCCACGACCAGCGTTTAATGCCGCGAAACGGTATGAAATTGCTGGCTGAGCAGAGACCGCCGAGCCAGTGAAAGATGACGCCGATAAAGGGATTCGGTCCCACGTTGACCTCGAACGCACGTTCCGGCGATTGATTTCGACAACTTCCGGTGGCGCAGCTATCCTAACTGATAGGGAGATCGATAAGAAACAATTTTCCTATTGAAGGAAGCTTTTTGAGGGAGTAAAAGAAAGTACGTAACATTTCTCCTGCCAAAAAGTTTCAATACGTATTATAGTTCCGTTTGAGAAGAAGGCCCGCTTTTGCGTCAGCCCGAGGTGAATCGCTCCATGCCAACCGATCCGATCAAAGAGCGGGTGTTTCGCGCACTCGATACCTTCGCCATTGAGATTCCCTCCTGGGGCTTTGCCAATACGGGGACGCGCTTCGGCAAGTACATCCAGGCCGCTGCGGCCACCAATATCGAAGAGAAGTTTGCCGACGCCGCCGAGGTCCATCGGCTGACCGGGGTTACGCCGACGCTGGCCCTGCATGTGCTGTGGGACCTGCCGAACGGTGTGGCCGATGCTCCGAAGATCCAGGCGCTGGTCGAGAAGACCGGCATCCGTGCGGGGTCGATCAACCCGAACCTGTTCCAGGAGGCCGAGTACAAGTACGGCTCCATCTGTAACCCGAGCGCGGAGATTCGTGCGAAGGCCACCGCACACCTGCTGGATTCGGTCGCGATCGGCAAGGCCCTGGGAGCCGCTGAGGTCTCGATGTGGGTGTCCGACGGATCGAACTACCCCGGCACGCAGAGCATGCGCCGCCGTATCGGCTGGATGAAGGAAGCGCTCGCGAAAACCCATGCCGCGCTCGCGCCGGGGCAGATCATGCTGGTCGAATACAAGCCCTTTGAGCCGGCCTTCTATCACACCGACATCGCCGACTGGGGCATGGCGCTTGAGCTCGCGCGCAGCGCCGGGCCGCAGGCAAAGGTGCTGGTCGATACAGGCCACCACTACCAGGGCACGAACATCGAGCAGATCGTTGCGTGGCTGATCGAACTGAATGCACTGGGCGGCTTCCACTTCAACGACCGCAAGTATGCGGATGACGACCTGACGCTGGGCTCGATCGATCCGTACCAGATCTTTCGTATCTTCCACGAGATCCTGTTCGAGCAGAGCAAGGGCGGGGCGTTCAAGTCTCCGGCGTTCATGATCGACCAGAGCCACAACCTGAAGGGCAAGGTCGAGGCGATGGTGCAGACCGTCGTTACCGCACAGGAGCTCTACGCGAAGGCTTCTTTGGTGGACCAGGACACGCTGGCAAAGCTGCAGGATAGCTGCAGCCTGGTCGATGCGGAAGAAGCCTTCCGCGGGGCGTTCTGGCAGGATGTTCGTCCTCTGCTGGCGGAGTGGCGTGAGGCACGCGGTCTGCCCGCCCATCCGTTGGCTGCCTTGCGCGAGAGCCGCTATGTCGAGCGCATCACCGAAGAGCGCAGGGAGAAAAATGCCGGGGGCGGAAGCTCATACGCCTGAGATCCTTGTCAAGGGCGTAGAGTGCCGGATGAGGGGCCGCAAAATTGCAATTTCATCTTGAGGATGCACGAATTCAT encodes:
- a CDS encoding TIM barrel protein, which produces MPTDPIKERVFRALDTFAIEIPSWGFANTGTRFGKYIQAAAATNIEEKFADAAEVHRLTGVTPTLALHVLWDLPNGVADAPKIQALVEKTGIRAGSINPNLFQEAEYKYGSICNPSAEIRAKATAHLLDSVAIGKALGAAEVSMWVSDGSNYPGTQSMRRRIGWMKEALAKTHAALAPGQIMLVEYKPFEPAFYHTDIADWGMALELARSAGPQAKVLVDTGHHYQGTNIEQIVAWLIELNALGGFHFNDRKYADDDLTLGSIDPYQIFRIFHEILFEQSKGGAFKSPAFMIDQSHNLKGKVEAMVQTVVTAQELYAKASLVDQDTLAKLQDSCSLVDAEEAFRGAFWQDVRPLLAEWREARGLPAHPLAALRESRYVERITEERREKNAGGGSSYA
- a CDS encoding L-rhamnose/proton symporter RhaT; protein product: MGPNPFIGVIFHWLGGLCSASNFIPFRGIKRWSWEIYWIIQGVAAWLIAPPLLASIFVPHLFRVLRAAPASSIGWAIFWGILWGVGGLTFGLAIRYLGLGLGYAIALGFCTAFGTLIPPIFHGQMHTIISERSGQVILCGVAMCILAIAVSGAAGYSKEQEISEEDKAAAGERDFSFVKGLIIAIFAGIMSSFFAFGLDAGKPIADIARTELIAAGSTDLWSNLPVLIVVLWGGFVTNLIWSAILIIRNRSIGQFAGEPGDNPMGTAVVTGETLQDIDPRHLTQRISSSVLTRNYLLAAAAGVIWYFQFFFYSMGTTKMGKYDFASWTLHMASIIIFANLWGIALKEWKDTSLRTRLLVGCGLALLIGSTVVVGYGSYLKVS